CGCGTGTAGTTAGACTAAGCGGGGCTGATTTAGAAAATTACGCCGAAAATGAAGGATTGAAAAAAGGGGCAGCTATTTCTACCCTCACTAGCCAAAGAGAGGTATTACTCACCAATCCTGATATTTTTCACTACTTGCATCGGGGGGCTTATATAATTCATGGCGATAGTCCAGATAAATTATGGGGTAGAATTGATAAAGATTTTGACTTATTTATTTTCGATGAATTTCACGTTTTTTCTGCTCCCCAAATTGCCAGTGTAATTAACACAATGTTGTTAATTCGTTGTACAAATCGCCGCAAAAAATTCCTGTTTCTCTCAGCCACACCAGATCCAAATTTAATTGTTAGATTAGAACAGGCTGGATTTCGTTGTCAAGTTATTAATCCTATTGCTCAAAATAAATATCAATTTCCCGAAACAGAAGAACAAGGACAGCAACTGCAAACACAGGGCTGGCGGCAGGTAGCGCGAACAATTTCGTTAAATTTTATTCCTTTAGAACCTGCTTTTAAAGCTTCGGAAACTTGGTTAAAAGAAAACAGTGATTTAATTTTGGCTCAATTTCAAAATTTTCCAGGTAGTAAAGGAGCTATTATTCTCAATTCAATTGCAGCAGTCAAACGTCTAACAGTATTTTTTCAAGAAATATTTAATCCTTATAAATTAACAGTAGGAGAAAATACCGGACTTTCTGGCAAAGCAATTAAAGAGCAAAGTTTGATGGCTGATTTAGTTATTGGTACTAGCACAATTGATGTGGGTGTTGACTTTAAAATCAATTTTCTGATTTTTGAGTCATCAGATGCAGGTAACTTTATTCAACGTTTGGGGCGATTAGGCAGACATGAAGGCTATGAGAAAAATGGTGAAATAATTAAGTTTGAAAACTTTACAGCTTTTGCCCTTGTACCTAACTTTTTAGTTGAACGTTTATTTCAGGTAGATTCACCACCCTTAGAGGTAAATAGTATTTACGAGCGTCCATGTTTTCACAATACAATTAGTGAAAATTATCGACAAATCAATGATTTTCGCGGTTATTATCGCCGTTGGGGTGCTGTACAATCATTTTGGCTGTATTATCAATTGAGCGATCGCACAATTAAACAACAGTATGCCCAAAGCCGAGAACAGTTTCAAAAAGCCTGTGAGGAAGTCTTTGGAAGCAAGCTGAAGTCCATAGCCGGACGTGTTTCAGGATGGGCGAAAGACTGGAAAGCACTGTCAGGTAAACCAGGAAATCCCATAGCTGACGATGCGGCTAGTTTTCGCGGTTCCAGTCCTTTGCAATGTGGTTTATACGATTTAACCGAAGAAAACGAAGCGGACAGGTTTAAAACCTACGATTTACCAGGTATTTTGGGAAATTTAGAAATTGAAATGTGGACAGAGGCGGGATTTGTACGGACACTTAAAGAAACCGCACAACGCACAAGACAACCCATAGCCAAAGGTAGATTTGCTCATTGTCTAGCATTTATGAAGTTGCGTTCCTACCGAGAGGAACGGCTGAACTGGAAATTTACCTATCCTGGGGACTTACAGCCAATAGCCGACGCTTGGAAAGTTCAGGTTTTAACTGGTGTGGAAATTTGGCAACCTGACAATCAATGGATTGGTGCAATTAACAAACGATTGAAGAAAGAAGGTTTGGTTTGTTATGTGATTCGCCGTCCTGTATCTGAGGTGCGGATGCGGTTACGGCTACCGATGCACTTTCAGATTTATCCCATTAGTGATCAGTATAGCTTTCATGATGTTAGTGCGCCGTATGCGATCGCCTTTGGTCACTCTGCACTGCTGCTAGATACACTCGCTTATACGTTCAAAAGCGCAGGAGATGAGATATGGGTTGTTTGAAAATTTTGTGGGAGGGTTTTAGACCGCAAATAGTAGGTCATATTTCAATCCCTAGTAGGTATTATTACTCAGTATTTAGAGTGTATGGCTTACCCTCCCATTCATACTATACCAGAGTAGGGAGAGAAGTATAAATACTCAATAAGACTTTTTAACTGGTCATGACTAACTAGTTGCTTTATCATGTGAGTATTCCTCGCAAGATAACACACTATGGTCAGCCAAAACACCGAATCGAATCAAATCACTCTGGTAGTTAACGTCAGCATATCGCTATCTATCCGTTCACACAGTGATGTGAATGCACCAACACAGGACAATTCCATACTCGATATCGACACGTTGGAAAGAATATGTACAAAAATTGACTACATAGAGAAGCAATGTAAAAATCTTGAGGCTCAAACTCAGGAGAATACAGAGTCAATAGATACATTGATATGGAGAACTCGTAATTGTGAGCATCTTTCGGATAAATACCAGGAGTTAGAAAATTTTCCAAATCCTTATTCTCTAGATGGAGATGCCTACTGTAATTCTTAAAAACAGTTTACTAACCAGAAAATGTCTGTGATCAATCTATTCACAAAACTGGAGAATGAGCAAATGCAAAGTCATAAACCCACAATTGCAGAACTTCAAGACTTAGCCTTACAACTTCCTGAGAAAATACCTTATTTAAAAATGCTAGTCCTGTTTGGTTCTAGAGCTACTGGTAACACACACGTAAATAGTGACTGGGATTTTGCTGTTTTCTGTGATGAAGAACAGCGTCAGGCTGAAATCAAAGATAATATCGGGCGGTTATTTGAATTACCTATGCTGATTGGCGAGGTATTAAACATCAATGCTGATCATATTGATATTGTAGAACTTAATCATTGCTCTGAATTAATAGCACATTTTGTTGCTCGTGATGGTCAAGTTTTGTATGAGAATGAGGTGAAAGGATTTGAGAAATTTAAACAAAAAGTATTACTGAGTAATTCAGACATAAAAAAAATTGAACATACCAAACGCAAAAATATTGAACAGTTTCTAGCAAGATGGGGTGTATGAAAAATATAGATACTGTAATTATTACAACTCGATTAGAGTTTATTGTTCGTTATCTTGAGAATTTGAAAAGATTCGAGGCGATTAGTTGGGATGATTATGTAAATAGCTTTGATACTCAACTAATTATTGAAAGACTTCTACAATTAATGACTCAAGCGGCGATAGATATCAATGACCATATATTGTCAAAGCTAAATCCTGGAAAATCGCCAACTAACTTTAAGGCTTTTATTGAACTTGGTAAATATGCTGTCATTTCAACTGAATTAGCAGCACAATTAGCACCATCAGCAGGATTAAGGAATCGGCTAGTTCATGAATATGACGATATAGATCCAAAAGAAGTTTTTAAATCAATTAGTTTCGCATTAAGACAATATCCGCTTTACGTGCGAGAAATAAATACTTATTTAATTTCATTGGATGTAGATAATGATTAAAAAAACAAAACCCAGCGAAGAAAATCAACAACTGTCTTTGTTTCAAAATCAGAATGAAGA
This genomic interval from Nodularia sp. LEGE 06071 contains the following:
- the cas3 gene encoding type I-D CRISPR-associated helicase Cas3', which translates into the protein MSEEYKITLKPVYSQTVPTPDGVKLPENWSLSWHQLATLEALRDPNIEVVFNTAMTGDGKSLAAYLEVLQGEFSAIGLYPTNELARDQETQIRGYIEQFQPEDEPRVVRLSGADLENYAENEGLKKGAAISTLTSQREVLLTNPDIFHYLHRGAYIIHGDSPDKLWGRIDKDFDLFIFDEFHVFSAPQIASVINTMLLIRCTNRRKKFLFLSATPDPNLIVRLEQAGFRCQVINPIAQNKYQFPETEEQGQQLQTQGWRQVARTISLNFIPLEPAFKASETWLKENSDLILAQFQNFPGSKGAIILNSIAAVKRLTVFFQEIFNPYKLTVGENTGLSGKAIKEQSLMADLVIGTSTIDVGVDFKINFLIFESSDAGNFIQRLGRLGRHEGYEKNGEIIKFENFTAFALVPNFLVERLFQVDSPPLEVNSIYERPCFHNTISENYRQINDFRGYYRRWGAVQSFWLYYQLSDRTIKQQYAQSREQFQKACEEVFGSKLKSIAGRVSGWAKDWKALSGKPGNPIADDAASFRGSSPLQCGLYDLTEENEADRFKTYDLPGILGNLEIEMWTEAGFVRTLKETAQRTRQPIAKGRFAHCLAFMKLRSYREERLNWKFTYPGDLQPIADAWKVQVLTGVEIWQPDNQWIGAINKRLKKEGLVCYVIRRPVSEVRMRLRLPMHFQIYPISDQYSFHDVSAPYAIAFGHSALLLDTLAYTFKSAGDEIWVV
- the mntA gene encoding type VII toxin-antitoxin system MntA family adenylyltransferase antitoxin; amino-acid sequence: MQSHKPTIAELQDLALQLPEKIPYLKMLVLFGSRATGNTHVNSDWDFAVFCDEEQRQAEIKDNIGRLFELPMLIGEVLNINADHIDIVELNHCSELIAHFVARDGQVLYENEVKGFEKFKQKVLLSNSDIKKIEHTKRKNIEQFLARWGV
- the hepT gene encoding type VII toxin-antitoxin system HepT family RNase toxin, with translation MKNIDTVIITTRLEFIVRYLENLKRFEAISWDDYVNSFDTQLIIERLLQLMTQAAIDINDHILSKLNPGKSPTNFKAFIELGKYAVISTELAAQLAPSAGLRNRLVHEYDDIDPKEVFKSISFALRQYPLYVREINTYLISLDVDND